The proteins below come from a single Papaver somniferum cultivar HN1 chromosome 11, ASM357369v1, whole genome shotgun sequence genomic window:
- the LOC113325030 gene encoding protein NYNRIN-like produces the protein MKFDTAEHVRKLQQCQSHGTLIRAPHTLMHNVVTPWPFHSWALDIIGQISLISSRRHKYIITVTEFSSKWVEVIPLRDYSAATIAAFIKEHIICRFGAPMIIRSDNATSFVNKDVKELLDKYGIKFHTSIVYYPQGNGQAEATNKTLLRILSRLVYDHHRSWQEQLSLAPWAYRISERSSTGASPYSLVYGEDAILPAEIAIPSTRAALASLTTPDEVSRFSHLDTLEERREKDERFAEKYRQRTTRYDNQKVKE, from the coding sequence ATGAAATTTGACACCGCGGAACATGTGCGGAAACTCCAACAATGCCAGAGTCATGGTACGCTAATCCGAGCGCCTCACACACTAATGCACAACGTCGTCACTCCCTGGCCTTTCCATAGTTGGGCTCTTGATATTATCGGACAGATAAGTCTCATCTCATCCAGGCGACACAAGTATATTATCACCGTGACAGAATTTTCTTCAAAATGGGTAGAAGTTATTCCTCTGCGAGATTACTCTGCAGCCACCATCGCAGCATTTATTAAAGAACACATCATATGCCGATTCGGTGCGCCAATGATCATCCGATCGGACAATGCGACTTCTTTTGTCAATAAAGACGTTAAAGAGTTGTTGGATAAATATGGAATTAAATTCCACACTTCAATTGTCTATTACCCACAAGGGAATGGGCAGGCAGAAGCGACCAACAAGACATTGTTGAGGATATTAAGCAGATTAGTATATGATCATCATCGGAGCTGGCAAGAGCAGTTATCACTTGCACCCTGGGCTTATCGCATTTCTGAAAGGAGTTCGACAGGAGCGTCACCATACTCCCTAGTGTATGGTGAGGACGCTATTTTACCAGCGGAAATTGCAATTCCATCAACGCGAGCAGCATTGGCTAGCTTGACCACCCCAGATGAAGTTAGCCGATTTTCTCACCTTGATACTCTCGAAGAACGAAGGGAGAAGGATGAACGATTCGCGGAAAAGTATAGGCAACGGACAACAAGGTATGATAACCAAAAGGTGAAGGAATGA